In Microcoleus sp. FACHB-672, one DNA window encodes the following:
- a CDS encoding class I fructose-bisphosphate aldolase, whose translation MTATLDAPKTIESYLGAEAEDLLTHKAKVSQDLLHLPGPDFIDRIWAHSDRSPQVLRSLQQLYSTGRLANTGYLSILPVDQGIEHSAGASFAPNPIYFDPENIIKLAMAAGCNAVATTLGVLGSVSRKYAHKIPFIVKLNHNELLTYPNQYDQVMFASVEQAWNLGATAVGATIYFGSDQSTRQIQEVSEAFALAHEYGMATILWCYLRNSAFKQDKDYHISADLTGQANHLGVTIEADIIKQKLPEFNHGYKAVTDAAGEKYGMTHDRVYSDLTTDHPIDLTRYQLLNCYCGRAGLINSGGASGKSDFAEVVRTAVINKRAGGSGLISGRKTFQRPFEEGVKLFHTIQDVYLSPDVTIA comes from the coding sequence ATGACCGCAACTCTAGATGCACCCAAAACCATCGAGTCTTATCTCGGTGCTGAAGCAGAAGACCTTCTCACGCACAAAGCCAAGGTTTCTCAAGATTTACTCCACCTTCCCGGCCCAGATTTTATCGACCGCATCTGGGCACACAGTGATCGCTCTCCCCAAGTGCTCCGGAGTCTCCAGCAGCTTTACTCCACCGGCAGGTTGGCAAACACCGGCTATCTTTCTATTCTGCCCGTCGATCAAGGCATCGAACACTCTGCCGGCGCGTCTTTTGCCCCCAACCCCATCTACTTCGACCCGGAAAACATTATTAAACTGGCAATGGCTGCCGGCTGCAATGCTGTGGCAACCACCTTGGGCGTTTTAGGCAGTGTTTCTCGCAAATACGCCCACAAAATCCCGTTCATTGTCAAACTCAACCACAACGAACTACTCACCTATCCCAACCAATACGATCAGGTGATGTTTGCCTCGGTTGAGCAAGCCTGGAATCTAGGGGCAACAGCCGTGGGGGCAACGATTTACTTCGGTTCCGATCAATCAACTCGCCAAATTCAAGAAGTCAGCGAAGCCTTTGCCTTAGCCCACGAATACGGTATGGCAACGATTCTCTGGTGCTATCTCCGCAACAGCGCTTTCAAGCAAGACAAAGACTATCACATTTCCGCTGACCTCACCGGCCAAGCCAACCATCTCGGCGTCACCATTGAGGCAGACATCATTAAGCAAAAGCTGCCAGAATTCAACCACGGCTATAAAGCTGTCACCGACGCTGCCGGCGAGAAATACGGCATGACGCATGATCGGGTTTACTCAGATTTAACCACCGATCACCCGATTGATTTAACCCGCTATCAGTTACTCAACTGCTACTGCGGGCGTGCCGGCTTGATTAACTCCGGTGGCGCATCCGGTAAAAGCGACTTTGCCGAAGTCGTTCGCACTGCCGTGATTAACAAACGTGCTGGGGGTTCTGGCTTGATTTCTGGCCGCAAAACCTTCCAACGCCCCTTTGAGGAAGGCGTCAAGCTGTTTCACACCATCCAAGATGTCTATCTCTCACCCGATGTCACGATTGCATAA